The nucleotide window TCTTGtctagaaaaggaaaagaaaaaattctcCTTCGCTTCATGATGTTATTGTCGGATGTTCTCACTGCCTAATTACTTTGGTAAGACAGCTTAAGCCTATGCATATAACTCAATATTTCAATAACATTTTATGggcaaacaatcaaacaaaaatgTACTGTGGAAGCTGAAACGAGTAGTAGTGCTACAAGCTTGGTCCAGATTATGGTAGCGATTAAACTAATAGTAGTGTTATCTTTATGATAGGACATACTGCATGATATTTTGCTTGTGGAGTCAAACGTGGGCGAAAGAGAAAAGAGTCCACCTCATCAATCACCACTGCCTGTTCAAAGGAGGTCTTAGTATAAAGATGGGATGCAAAGGCACCAAGATGAGTACTCAGACCCACAAATTAGATTTAGCACTAAACAGTTGTACCTTCATGTTTGGATGATCAGACAAAAGGTTTGATAAGTGAAAATCAGCATCAGAAGCGCCCTTATTTTTAGGATCTCCCAGCTataacaaaccaaaagaaagaaagcagACAATGAAGCAAGTTGATAGTTGTAAGGGAAAAAATAGGTATATGAAGGTGGGTGAAGCCAAAATCCTCTACTTACTTTGTTAACTAGTGCAGACAGTAATCTGCGCTCCTGCTCCGATTTATTCTTTAGCAGCACATATATAGTCTGAAAGCAGTTATTTGGATAGGAAAGTAGAATCAAATTCTCACATCAGCATAATATAGATGCTACGAACAACTTCACATGCATtacaattaaacaaataaacttAACAAAAGATATTGATTAAGTTTCATCTTTTCCTTTTGTGGTAACTTTAATCTTGTTTTTCttaagcaacaacaacaacaacaaagtcttttcccactaagtggggtcggctatatgaatcctagaacgcaaGGTTcagtgtcatgtcctccgttagatccaagtactctaagtcttctCTTAGAGTCTTTtccaaagtcttcctaggtcttcctctaccccttcggccctagacctctgtcccgtagtcgcatcttctaaccggagtgtcagtaggccttcgttgcacatgtccaaaccaccgtaaccgattttctctcatctttccttcaatttcggctactcctactttacctcggatatcctcattcctaatcttatcctttctcgtgtgcccacacatccaacgaagcatcctcatctccgctacacccattttatgtacgtgttgatgcttcaccgcccaacattctgtgccatacagcattgccgacctttattgccatcctataaaattttcccttgagcttcaatggcatacgacggtcacacaacacgccggatgcacttttccacttcatccatccagcttgtataggtctccatctaattctccgttcttttgcaagatagatcctaggtagcgaaagcggtcgctctttggtactttCTGGTCTCTGATCCTCACCCCAAACTCATttgggcctccatttgcactttGTTTTCCTTAAGCAACGattaaatttcatattttcattttgtGGTAACTTCAATCTTGTTTTGCTTATGCAAAAGTTAAACATCATaaaatcatataagtaaatgataCATCAcacttatcccttgtttttatATCAAACAACATTGGAAGAGAACAGAGAATAGAAAAGATCAAGGTTTTATGTGTAAATTTTTACAACAATCAACCTACATATTAATTATTACTCGAGCCTTAACCTTATATATAGTAAACCAATATCTGAAACAATAAGAAATGATAATATATACGCATATTTTAACAAACATGCTgctcaaatttcaatttgattattgttttaaataTGGGCATGAATTgtattcaaaaaaataaaaataaaaaattgactggagaaaataaatattgaaacaTCGTAACTTCAGGAATAActggaaacaaacaaacataaaagGGGGTTTTACACAGgaagaaaattaacaaaaggagaaaaacgGAGAAAACTCCAACCTTCAATGCCTTGTTTTTTAGTTCAGGTAACATATCTTTTGATGCTTCCTCAAGAGCAAAAACATAGCGTTCATACCTGAGAGAGAGACATTATACATGTTAAAactagaagtacttttccttgaATGAGTGAACAATCTTCAGCCACCGAGTTTAATCCATTAGTTTTTTGGCCATGTATGCTATTAGAAGTAAAACAATTCATTTGATAAGATTGTGGGGCAAAAGGaacaaagaacaaaaacaaatacCTTTGTTTCAAGCACTCCTCCCAATACCATAGAAGCAGAAGAGAATAACCATCTTTTGTCTCAGGAACATGATTTAATGGCCGTTGTAAGAGGTTCTTAAGCTTACGATCAGGTAACAAACTGGCAAAGAGAAGCATATATGCAGATCAGAGCAAAGTAAGAAGCATAAACTCAGAAATATGAAGTCAAAGTTCTAAAACAAACTTAAGTGGACAAATAAATGCCGTTGATGATTACAAATCACGAGGGAAATAGCTTCTTACTAGAATTTACATCATATCAGTTATcatgtttaatattttttactCTTTCCAGTTTGTTAAACCATACATGAGCATTATTTTCTGTAGGAGAGTCAGACCATTCATCATGAAACACGCCAAActagaaaacccaaaaaatgatGATAAATTCAGTATAgcatgaaaacatgatcatttcTATAATGAGGCACTGAACTACTTCTCAAATTTTGTAGCAAGGTCATGAACTGATAGTGGTTTTGGATGGGCTTGTTTAGtagtacaaatttttttttgggggtttgATGAGAGGTTCATTTTCTTTGCAAGTGGAGTGCTgttgttcatatatatatatatagagagagagagagaaccttgTAAGAAACAACTCTCTCAATGCTTCAAACCCTGCAAATGCATATCGCTTTCCCACTTTTGAGGTCACCATTCCTACAACAAACAACCAGTTCCAATAAAAGAAAGATTCAACAAAAAAAGGCTAATCAAGGTTCAAATAGAAAGATTGAATCCAGACGCGGCTTCCAACACAACCGAAGCAATTTGTCAGATTGACAATTTAATATGAATCAAATTAAGATACTCTAAATTGATTCTAGTAAATTAGCCTCAGATCAAATGTAATCTAGGTAAAATAACCAGAAGAATTCATTATTAGCAATTCTTTTCTTGCTGAAACAAACAGTCACGAAAGGAACAATCTACAATTCAAAGATTCAACATTGTTTTCCCGCATATatgaacaaaaacacaattcaaaacatttaagCAGCAAATAACCttcatcctctttttttttttttcaaataccaAATGACTAACTACAAAATGAAATATTACCTATAAGTGCATCAAGGGACCTCATATTGGCAATGGGATTATCCCCAACCAACACCGAAAACGCCGATATCTTATCAGAAGCAGTCCCTGACCTCTGCGTAGTAAGCAACAGCTTGATATCCCCACTCTTCCCCTTTGAAGACTCGTAGTCCGCTACGTACTGCGCCATTAACCTTTCTCCAAGCTCTCTCTTCTTTGCCACCACAATATTCCACTCCTCCGCATTCTTCACCTCCACTTTCTTCCCACTCGCAAGCACTTTACCCTCCAACTCCTCAGCTTCCTCATACCACACTCCCAAGTTGTTTGCCGACATCAATGGCAGCTTCGGGAGGTTCTTGAACTTCTCAAAGTTCCTCGCTTTGtccttgttgctgttttctTCCAGTGAAGAAAGTGTGAGTTTCGGCTTCTGGTTTTCATTGGGCTTGAAATTTGGCTTGTTTGGCTTCTGGGTTTTGGTGGGGTTCTGGATTGGAGCTGGTTTGGACTTCTTGTGGGGTTTTTTGGGACCGGGATTGCGAAAATCGACATCATTGAAGCCGGAGGAAGGGAGAGAGGAGGCGAGGCCGAGAGAGGAAGCGAAGGAGGCTACGTCGGACCGGAGGTGCTCTATGTCTTCTGGGTTGCTTGCGGATTTCTTTGATTTTGAATCCGCCATTGTTGGCTATGGAATTAAGCTTTACCAGAAAAACAGACGAAGGGTTGGGAATATTTGTAGGGTTTAAGAAaatgggttttggatttggatccGGGTAAATTTAAAAGTGGACCACAATCTGATGGGCTAGGCCATTGTGGAGCCTAGGATTGAATTTGATGGTAACTAGAGGCGTACAGCTCGTGTGCATTCGTGTtctgtggttttttttttttttttttttttttttttaatattacagtttgatggtatttttcttcatttgaaaATAAGAGGTTTGAATTTCAAATCTCGTTGATGaaaaattcgataccaaattaggctgcccattATGTAGTTTAGTCAAACTTCCCctctttttagtataaaaatatcaatgtattcataaaaaaattaaaaaaaaataaatgtctTTCGCGTTCGTATTAGGCGCTTGTCGGGTTCTCGGGTatgtaacaaaaaataaatatcaaagAGAAAAATGGTGATTTCTTTAGTAAAGAATAAAGTAACGATTTTTAAGTTATATAGAacaaaataagattaaaatcGAATTTTAGAGTCATGGCTAAAAAtaagtattaaaaaattaaacaaaaataaaaataaaaacaaaacgaaGTGAAAAACTCTAAACCGGTGGATCATTGACTTTTACAAATCGTAGCCTTTGGTATAATCCAACGGCTGAAATATTACAGAAGAAATCTTAATCGTCCTCCTAGGGTTTTTCACACTCATCCTCCAGTAGATATAGCGAACAAACTCGCCGCTTCCCACTCTTGCAGCCTTGTCTCACTCCCGCACACAAAACCCGCCGGAGGCAATTTAGGGTTTTCCGAAGctcatctccctctctctctgtcgAAGTCTAGACGATGGCTACCACCGCCGCAGCACCGCGTCAGCTCTCTCAGAAGGAGGCTGACATTCAGATGATGTTGGCCGCCGAGGTCCATCTGGGCACCAAAAACTGCGACTTTCAGATGGAAAGATACGTTTTCAAGAGACGCAACGATGGTATGCATCATATTTCCTCCTTAATCTTCCTCAgatttacttattttttatgcttaattttttggtaatataatatgaaatttcagattttttattaagtttttcttggttttatggtgTTTTAAATGGTGGGTTCCTTCTAATTTTAGCTGAAATGATCGACAGCATTGTTTGGTATACTAGgtttatgtgtgtgtatatatatatatgtttttgctAGATCTGGTGTATACTACTATAGCTTTAGtgttatttgttcttgttggtatattttgttgttgttattttcctttgaattaAAATTCACGTTTCCCTATTTAAGCAGCTTCATGTGTTAGTTGATTTTAGAAAATGAAATGTTTGTGTTATATCGATCCCTTGATGTAAAGGgtatcttattattttgtattgCACCGGTTTGTTGTAGATCTGGATGAGCCTGCAActgtttaatttgtgttgtgtGGCGATGAGTTAGTTGCGAAGTGCATATGCGCTATTCTCCGTCAAATATTAACTGTTGGCTTGTTAGAGGAACAGGCCCTCTATTACTGATTTGGTTCTCAATCACTGATTTGGCCATTTTCAGGAATCTATATCATAAATCTTGGGAAAACATGGGACAAGCTGCAGCTGGCAGCCAGAGTGATTGTTGCAATTGAAAACCCGAAGGATATCATCGTACAATCCGCAAGGCCATACGGTCAGAGGGCTGTGCTGAAATTTGCTCAGCACACTGGTGCGAATGCAATTGCTGGCAGGCACACTCCTGGTACTTTTACCAATCAGCTCCAGACATCATTCAATGAGCCCCGTCTTCTCATTCTGACTGACCCACGAACTGACAGCCAGGTTATGATCTTCTTTCATTTCTAGTGGCTTTTGCTTTTTTTGTATATGTTAATTTGTAGACAGTTGCAACAGTAAAAATGATAATATTAGCTATGAAATTTGAATCGTAATTTATCTGTGATCCTGTCTGTGATACTACATGGTTCTTTgccctggtttggtactgaggtgattctaAAAAAAGTGGCTATCCAAAAAAGCCGGAagcttttttatgtttggtaaacatttagcttcagctttttttcacagttttgggtgaaaaaaaaaaccaaaaacacaaagctgcaaaaaccagcattttttcacatctgttttacataaaagtttatcaaacactataatactgcttttttttttcaaaaacacttttacaaaaaagtttaccaaacactctgcttctttattttacagctgcttattctcacagcacagcagaagcagtttttttttcaaagcacagcaatactaAACCAGCCCTTTATTTCCTCAATCCTTCTCTGCTTGATTTTCACAATGTGTTCTAATATTATTTCTGTACACGCAGCCTATTAAGGAAGCTGCTCTTGGAAACATACCCACCATTGCTTTCTGCGACACCGATTCTCCGATGCGTTATGTTGATATTGGCATCCCAGCCAATAACAAGGGCAAGCACAGCATTGGATGTCTTTTCTGGCTCCTAGCAAGGATGGTCTTGCAAATGCGTGGTTCGCTTCTACCAGGTCACAAGTGGGATGTTATGGTAAGCATAGAATACCACCGGTGAACAATCTTTGTACATTATTTGTAATTGACTAGATGGCTTTAATTTTAGAATTGTATCTAAACTTCTCATC belongs to Malus sylvestris chromosome 17, drMalSylv7.2, whole genome shotgun sequence and includes:
- the LOC126612189 gene encoding 40S ribosomal protein SA-like, with product MATTAAAPRQLSQKEADIQMMLAAEVHLGTKNCDFQMERYVFKRRNDGIYIINLGKTWDKLQLAARVIVAIENPKDIIVQSARPYGQRAVLKFAQHTGANAIAGRHTPGTFTNQLQTSFNEPRLLILTDPRTDSQPIKEAALGNIPTIAFCDTDSPMRYVDIGIPANNKGKHSIGCLFWLLARMVLQMRGSLLPGHKWDVMVDLFFYREPEEAKDKEEEGAAIEYGNDFSAPVGGDWSAPISDPQWVTDAPAPPIAAAPGWTAEAAPIAADGWDAVAPPPQALATPPIIEGGAPAATWD